A section of the Sandaracinaceae bacterium genome encodes:
- a CDS encoding Uma2 family endonuclease, producing MGAPYEIDPDDPRAPSMEVWAAMTPEQRRRVVASLPSELPRAAPPEGDPHSIPKNRAREALDDWFSRRGRSVYIASELPVYYPDERVFAPDLIAVLDVSKHERMSWVVAEEGQGLDFVLEIHVAGNRLKDTRDQVEKLARLGVPEYFVFEPLARRISGHRLSPPDGRTYEPIMPQGGRWASTVLELELGLDEGQLRFFAGVAPLPHARELIDRLTGMVDDAIGRAEEESRRAEEESRRAERLAAKLRELGVDPDAL from the coding sequence ATGGGCGCCCCCTACGAGATCGATCCGGACGACCCGCGCGCCCCCTCGATGGAGGTGTGGGCCGCGATGACGCCCGAGCAGCGGCGTCGGGTCGTGGCCTCGCTCCCGTCGGAGCTCCCGCGCGCCGCGCCACCGGAGGGCGATCCGCACTCGATCCCGAAGAACCGCGCGCGCGAGGCGCTCGACGACTGGTTCTCCCGTCGCGGTCGGAGCGTCTACATCGCCTCCGAGCTGCCCGTCTACTACCCCGACGAGCGCGTCTTCGCGCCCGACCTGATCGCGGTCCTCGACGTCTCCAAGCACGAACGGATGAGCTGGGTCGTCGCGGAGGAGGGCCAGGGGCTCGACTTCGTGCTCGAGATCCACGTGGCGGGGAACCGGCTGAAGGACACCCGCGACCAGGTGGAGAAGCTCGCGCGCCTGGGCGTGCCCGAGTACTTCGTGTTCGAGCCCCTCGCGCGCCGCATCAGCGGGCATCGCCTCAGCCCGCCGGACGGCCGCACCTACGAGCCCATCATGCCGCAGGGCGGGCGCTGGGCGTCCACCGTGCTCGAGCTCGAGCTGGGTCTGGACGAGGGCCAGCTGCGGTTCTTCGCCGGCGTGGCGCCCTTGCCGCACGCGCGAGAGCTGATCGATCGGCTCACCGGCATGGTGGATGACGCGATCGGCCGCGCCGAGGAGGAGAGCCGCCGCGCCGAGGAGGAGAGCCGCCGCGCGGAGCGGCTGGCCGCGAAGCTGCGCGAGCTGGGCGTCGACCCGGACGCGCTCTGA
- a CDS encoding class I SAM-dependent methyltransferase, which yields MANRTLPMTDALHAYLVDVSVDEHPVLAELRSETAARDNAVMQIGPEQGAFMAWIVKLIGARRGVEVGTFTGYSALAVALAMPEDGALVCCDLSAEYLSTARTFWERAGVADKVESRVGPAGESLDALLAEGGAGTFDYAFIDADKPRYDRYYEACLELLRPGGVMMIDNVLWGGAVIRPEDESDATVALRALNEKVGRDARIDASMVPIGDGLFMVRKR from the coding sequence ATGGCCAACCGAACCCTACCGATGACCGACGCGCTGCACGCGTACCTCGTCGACGTCTCCGTGGACGAGCACCCCGTCCTCGCGGAGCTGCGCTCCGAGACCGCCGCGCGCGACAACGCCGTGATGCAGATCGGGCCCGAGCAAGGCGCCTTCATGGCGTGGATCGTGAAGTTGATCGGCGCCCGGCGCGGCGTCGAGGTGGGCACCTTCACCGGCTACTCGGCCCTCGCGGTCGCGCTCGCGATGCCCGAGGACGGCGCGCTGGTCTGCTGCGATCTGAGCGCGGAGTACCTGAGCACGGCGCGCACCTTCTGGGAGCGGGCCGGCGTCGCCGACAAGGTGGAGTCCCGCGTCGGACCGGCCGGCGAGAGCCTCGACGCGCTGCTCGCCGAGGGCGGCGCGGGGACCTTCGACTACGCCTTCATCGACGCCGACAAGCCGCGCTACGACCGCTACTACGAGGCGTGCCTCGAGCTGCTTCGCCCGGGCGGCGTCATGATGATCGACAACGTGCTCTGGGGCGGCGCGGTGATCCGCCCCGAGGACGAGTCGGACGCGACCGTGGCCCTGCGCGCGCTCAACGAGAAGGTGGGGCGAGACGCGCGGATCGACGCCAGCATGGTCCCGATCGGCGACGGGCTGTTCATGGTGCGCAAGCGCTGA
- a CDS encoding phosphomannomutase/phosphoglucomutase: MTIPNPHVFREYDIRGVADRDLTDALARDLGRALGTFWSRRGGRRVAVGRDCRLSSPRLFEALTAGLLEAGLTLVDIGVVPTPLMYFSVFHEDLDGGVQITGSHNPPEDNGFKMMSGHATLSGDDIRSLRTLIERRDFVKAPGGRVQQVDVLPAYEGFIRGNVKLARTDLSVAIDAGNGAAGPTALAALRAAGIEPEALLCEPDGRFPVHHPDPSEPHNLEMLRAAVLERGHDVGIAYDGDGDRIGVIDARGEQLFGDRLLILLSRYLLKERPGAAILGEVKCSQTLYDDIAKHGGRPILWKTGHSLIKAKMKEEGALLAGEMSGHVFFADRFFGFDDAVYATLRLLEILAAEGRPLHELLADVPQTFSTPEIRVECPDDQKFDVVERIKARFAQTNDVITVDGARILFEGGWGLVRASNTQPVLVLRFEAESDQRLGEIRGEVEAAVEEARS; this comes from the coding sequence ATGACGATTCCGAACCCCCACGTCTTTCGCGAGTACGACATCCGAGGCGTCGCCGACCGCGACCTGACCGACGCGCTGGCCCGCGACCTCGGGCGCGCGCTCGGCACCTTCTGGTCACGCCGCGGAGGGCGCCGCGTCGCCGTCGGGCGCGACTGCCGGCTCAGCTCGCCCCGGCTCTTCGAGGCGCTCACCGCGGGGCTGCTCGAGGCAGGCCTCACCCTCGTCGACATCGGCGTGGTGCCGACACCGCTGATGTACTTCTCGGTCTTCCACGAGGACCTCGACGGCGGCGTCCAGATCACCGGCAGCCACAACCCCCCCGAAGACAACGGCTTCAAGATGATGAGCGGCCACGCGACGCTGAGCGGCGACGACATCCGCTCGCTCCGCACGCTCATCGAGCGCCGCGACTTCGTCAAAGCCCCGGGCGGGCGCGTGCAGCAGGTCGACGTGCTCCCCGCCTACGAGGGGTTCATCCGCGGCAACGTGAAGCTCGCGCGGACCGACCTCTCCGTGGCCATCGACGCGGGCAACGGCGCCGCGGGGCCCACCGCCCTGGCGGCCCTGCGCGCGGCCGGGATCGAGCCCGAGGCGCTCCTCTGCGAGCCGGACGGGCGCTTCCCGGTCCACCACCCCGACCCGTCGGAGCCGCACAACCTCGAGATGCTGCGCGCCGCGGTGCTCGAGCGCGGTCACGACGTCGGGATCGCGTACGACGGTGACGGAGATCGCATCGGCGTGATCGACGCGCGCGGCGAGCAGCTCTTCGGCGACCGGCTGCTCATCCTGCTCTCGCGCTACCTGCTGAAGGAGCGCCCCGGCGCCGCCATCCTCGGCGAGGTGAAGTGCAGCCAGACCCTCTATGACGACATCGCCAAGCACGGCGGCCGGCCCATCCTCTGGAAGACCGGCCACTCGCTCATCAAGGCGAAGATGAAGGAGGAGGGCGCGCTGCTCGCGGGCGAGATGAGCGGCCACGTGTTCTTCGCCGATCGGTTCTTCGGGTTCGACGACGCGGTCTACGCGACCCTCCGCCTCCTGGAGATCCTCGCGGCCGAAGGGAGGCCGCTCCACGAGCTGCTCGCGGACGTGCCGCAGACCTTCTCGACCCCGGAGATCCGGGTCGAGTGCCCCGACGATCAGAAGTTCGACGTCGTCGAGCGCATCAAGGCCCGCTTCGCGCAGACGAACGACGTCATCACGGTGGACGGGGCGCGCATCCTCTTCGAAGGCGGATGGGGCCTGGTCCGGGCGAGCAACACCCAGCCCGTGCTCGTCCTCCGCTTCGAGGCGGAGAGCGACCAGCGGCTCGGCGAGATCCGGGGCGAGGTCGAGGCCGCGGTCGAAGAAGCGAGGAGCTGA